The Populus trichocarpa isolate Nisqually-1 chromosome 2, P.trichocarpa_v4.1, whole genome shotgun sequence genome has a window encoding:
- the LOC18096326 gene encoding uncharacterized protein LOC18096326 isoform X1: MPPHSNKPSRRREGAVFRHLVPQQWQFQQSIIELENEAEHLLLARNQVIENDKERNGNREALTALRKRAKTTKTSIKFPFESIMKDIGKPGSRTAPLVKEICGTCGNHDEKEKTWMMFPGSDVFACIPFHAAHTILDKDQERLEYEAKKLQSYVKEKTLLISEKGVLADMISPGVLRSLVTLTDKPK; encoded by the exons ATGCCGCCTCATAGTAATAAGCCTTCGAGGAGAAGAGAGGGAGCCGTCTTCAGACATCTCGTGCCACAACAATGG CAATTCCAACAAAGCATAATCGAGCTTGAAAACGAAGCCGAGCATCTCCTATTAGCTCGAAATCAG gtgattgaaaatgataaagagAGGAACGGAAACAGAGAAGCATTGACAGCTTTAAGGAAGAGAGCCAAGACTACAAAAACGAGCATAAAGTTTCCTTTTGAGTCGATAATGAAGGATATTGGGAAGCCGGGATCAAGGACTGCTCCTTTAGTGAAAGAAATTTGTGGGACTTGTGGTAATCATGACGAGAAAGAGAAAACTTGGATGATGTTTCCAGGAAGTGATGTTTTTGCTTGCATTCCATTTCATGCTGCTCACACTATCTTGgataaag ATCAAGAACGGCTTGAATATGAAGCAAAAAAACTGCAAAGCTATGTAAAGGAAAAGACCCTTCTAATTTCAGAAAAAGGTGTGCTTGCTGACATGATTAGCCCGGGTGTGCTTAGGTCCTTAGTAACCTTAACAGACAAACCAAAGTAA
- the LOC18096326 gene encoding uncharacterized protein LOC18096326 isoform X2, which yields MPPHSNKPSRRREGAVFRHLVPQQWVIENDKERNGNREALTALRKRAKTTKTSIKFPFESIMKDIGKPGSRTAPLVKEICGTCGNHDEKEKTWMMFPGSDVFACIPFHAAHTILDKDQERLEYEAKKLQSYVKEKTLLISEKGVLADMISPGVLRSLVTLTDKPK from the exons ATGCCGCCTCATAGTAATAAGCCTTCGAGGAGAAGAGAGGGAGCCGTCTTCAGACATCTCGTGCCACAACAATGG gtgattgaaaatgataaagagAGGAACGGAAACAGAGAAGCATTGACAGCTTTAAGGAAGAGAGCCAAGACTACAAAAACGAGCATAAAGTTTCCTTTTGAGTCGATAATGAAGGATATTGGGAAGCCGGGATCAAGGACTGCTCCTTTAGTGAAAGAAATTTGTGGGACTTGTGGTAATCATGACGAGAAAGAGAAAACTTGGATGATGTTTCCAGGAAGTGATGTTTTTGCTTGCATTCCATTTCATGCTGCTCACACTATCTTGgataaag ATCAAGAACGGCTTGAATATGAAGCAAAAAAACTGCAAAGCTATGTAAAGGAAAAGACCCTTCTAATTTCAGAAAAAGGTGTGCTTGCTGACATGATTAGCCCGGGTGTGCTTAGGTCCTTAGTAACCTTAACAGACAAACCAAAGTAA
- the LOC18096326 gene encoding uncharacterized protein LOC18096326 isoform X4 translates to MGMQQFQQSIIELENEAEHLLLARNQVIENDKERNGNREALTALRKRAKTTKTSIKFPFESIMKDIGKPGSRTAPLVKEICGTCGNHDEKEKTWMMFPGSDVFACIPFHAAHTILDKDQERLEYEAKKLQSYVKEKTLLISEKGVLADMISPGVLRSLVTLTDKPK, encoded by the exons ATGG gaatGCAGCAATTCCAACAAAGCATAATCGAGCTTGAAAACGAAGCCGAGCATCTCCTATTAGCTCGAAATCAG gtgattgaaaatgataaagagAGGAACGGAAACAGAGAAGCATTGACAGCTTTAAGGAAGAGAGCCAAGACTACAAAAACGAGCATAAAGTTTCCTTTTGAGTCGATAATGAAGGATATTGGGAAGCCGGGATCAAGGACTGCTCCTTTAGTGAAAGAAATTTGTGGGACTTGTGGTAATCATGACGAGAAAGAGAAAACTTGGATGATGTTTCCAGGAAGTGATGTTTTTGCTTGCATTCCATTTCATGCTGCTCACACTATCTTGgataaag ATCAAGAACGGCTTGAATATGAAGCAAAAAAACTGCAAAGCTATGTAAAGGAAAAGACCCTTCTAATTTCAGAAAAAGGTGTGCTTGCTGACATGATTAGCCCGGGTGTGCTTAGGTCCTTAGTAACCTTAACAGACAAACCAAAGTAA
- the LOC18096326 gene encoding uncharacterized protein LOC18096326 isoform X3, which yields MDEGMQQFQQSIIELENEAEHLLLARNQVIENDKERNGNREALTALRKRAKTTKTSIKFPFESIMKDIGKPGSRTAPLVKEICGTCGNHDEKEKTWMMFPGSDVFACIPFHAAHTILDKDQERLEYEAKKLQSYVKEKTLLISEKGVLADMISPGVLRSLVTLTDKPK from the exons atggatgaaggaatGCAGCAATTCCAACAAAGCATAATCGAGCTTGAAAACGAAGCCGAGCATCTCCTATTAGCTCGAAATCAG gtgattgaaaatgataaagagAGGAACGGAAACAGAGAAGCATTGACAGCTTTAAGGAAGAGAGCCAAGACTACAAAAACGAGCATAAAGTTTCCTTTTGAGTCGATAATGAAGGATATTGGGAAGCCGGGATCAAGGACTGCTCCTTTAGTGAAAGAAATTTGTGGGACTTGTGGTAATCATGACGAGAAAGAGAAAACTTGGATGATGTTTCCAGGAAGTGATGTTTTTGCTTGCATTCCATTTCATGCTGCTCACACTATCTTGgataaag ATCAAGAACGGCTTGAATATGAAGCAAAAAAACTGCAAAGCTATGTAAAGGAAAAGACCCTTCTAATTTCAGAAAAAGGTGTGCTTGCTGACATGATTAGCCCGGGTGTGCTTAGGTCCTTAGTAACCTTAACAGACAAACCAAAGTAA
- the LOC18096326 gene encoding uncharacterized protein LOC18096326 isoform X5 has protein sequence MQQFQQSIIELENEAEHLLLARNQVIENDKERNGNREALTALRKRAKTTKTSIKFPFESIMKDIGKPGSRTAPLVKEICGTCGNHDEKEKTWMMFPGSDVFACIPFHAAHTILDKDQERLEYEAKKLQSYVKEKTLLISEKGVLADMISPGVLRSLVTLTDKPK, from the exons atGCAGCAATTCCAACAAAGCATAATCGAGCTTGAAAACGAAGCCGAGCATCTCCTATTAGCTCGAAATCAG gtgattgaaaatgataaagagAGGAACGGAAACAGAGAAGCATTGACAGCTTTAAGGAAGAGAGCCAAGACTACAAAAACGAGCATAAAGTTTCCTTTTGAGTCGATAATGAAGGATATTGGGAAGCCGGGATCAAGGACTGCTCCTTTAGTGAAAGAAATTTGTGGGACTTGTGGTAATCATGACGAGAAAGAGAAAACTTGGATGATGTTTCCAGGAAGTGATGTTTTTGCTTGCATTCCATTTCATGCTGCTCACACTATCTTGgataaag ATCAAGAACGGCTTGAATATGAAGCAAAAAAACTGCAAAGCTATGTAAAGGAAAAGACCCTTCTAATTTCAGAAAAAGGTGTGCTTGCTGACATGATTAGCCCGGGTGTGCTTAGGTCCTTAGTAACCTTAACAGACAAACCAAAGTAA